GGCCCTTCTGGAAGTCCTCGAAGGCCTGCTGGAGCTCTTCCCGGGTGTTCATGACGAACGGGCCGTAGTGGGCCATCGGCTCGCGGATCGGCTGCCCGCCGAGGAGGACGACCTCCAGGTCGGGCGTGTGGGAGTCCTGTCGCTCGTCGGCGCGGACGGTCAGCGAGGAACCGGCGCCGAACACGGCGGTCTGGCCGCCGTGGACCGGCCGGCGCTCCGTGCCGGCGCTGCCGCGGCCGGCGAGGACGTAGGCCAGGCCGTTGAAGTCCTCGCGCCAGGGCAGGGTGACCTCGGCGCCCGGGGCGAGGGTCGCGTGGATCATCGTGATCGGCGTGTGCGTGATGCCGGGCCCGGCGTGCCCGTCCAGCTCACCGGCGATGACGCGCAGCAGCGCGCCGCCGTCGGGGGAGGTGAGGAGCTGGACGCTGCCGCCGCGGATGTCCTGGTAGCGGGGGGCCATCATCTTGTCCCTGGCGGGGAGGTTGACCCACAGCTGGAGCCCGTGGAAGAGACCACCGGACATGACCAGGTGCTCCGGCGGCGCCTCGATGTGCAGCAGGCCCGAGCCCGCGGTCATCCACTGGGTGTCGCCGTTGGTGATGGTGCCGCCACCGCCGTTGGAGTCCTGGTGGTCGAAGATCCCGTCGATGATGTAGGTGACGGTCTCGAAGCCGCGGTGCGGGTGCCAGGGGGTCCCCTTCGGCTCCCCAGGCTGATACTCCACCTCGCCCATCTGGTCCATCATGATGAACGGGTCCAGGTGGTGGTAGTTGATCCCGGCGAACGCCCGGCGCACCGGGAAGCCCTCGCCCTCGAAACCGCTCGGCGCGGTCGTGACGGCGAGCACGGGACGGGCCACCGCGTCGGCGGCAGCGGCCACGCGGGGCAGCGTCAGCGGGTTCTCGACGGTCACAGCGGGCATGTCGGTACCTCCTTGGGCGGCGTGCGTCCCA
This is a stretch of genomic DNA from Streptomyces sp. TG1A-8. It encodes these proteins:
- a CDS encoding pirin family protein translates to MPAVTVENPLTLPRVAAAADAVARPVLAVTTAPSGFEGEGFPVRRAFAGINYHHLDPFIMMDQMGEVEYQPGEPKGTPWHPHRGFETVTYIIDGIFDHQDSNGGGGTITNGDTQWMTAGSGLLHIEAPPEHLVMSGGLFHGLQLWVNLPARDKMMAPRYQDIRGGSVQLLTSPDGGALLRVIAGELDGHAGPGITHTPITMIHATLAPGAEVTLPWREDFNGLAYVLAGRGSAGTERRPVHGGQTAVFGAGSSLTVRADERQDSHTPDLEVVLLGGQPIREPMAHYGPFVMNTREELQQAFEDFQKGRLGSVPAVHGMTGSGPQA